ACTTGGGCTGGGTCAATCAATGCCGCGCGTGGTTGCAGAATCGCAACGCGCCGCCGCTGCTACAGACATACCGCCTGATCCGCAAGCTGCTGCACAAAGACGCGGTGCTGGCGACACACGCGTCACCGATCTTTCGCGGCGTGCCCTATGTCCTGTTCGGCACGATGGTGCTGGTCGCCGCCATTATCCCGACGATCAGCGTCGACCTGCCGTTTGGCCGAGTGGCCGATGCCATCGCCCTGGTCGGGTTGTTCGCCACCGCCCGCGTCGCCATTGCCCTGGCGGCGATGGATATCGGCACCGCATTCGGCTCGTTAGGGGCGCGCCGCGAAATGCTGATCGGCTTCCTGGCGGAGCCGGCGTTGCTGATGGTGTTCTTCACCACCTCGTTGCTGGTCGGCAGCACGGCGCTGCCGGCGACGGTGGCGGCGCTGGTGCAACACGAACTCGCCATCTATCCGAGCCTCGCGTTCGCGGCGGTAGCCTTCCTGATGGTGCTGCTCGCCGAGAACGCGCGCATTCCGATCGACAATCCGGCGACCCACCTCGAGCTCACCATGATTCACGAGGCGATGGTGCTCGAATACTCCGCGCGCCACCTGGCACTGATCGAGTGGGCGTCAGCGCTGAAGTTATTCAACTACGCCTGCATCGGCTTCGCGCTGTTCGTACCGTGGGGTATCGCCGGTGGCGACGCGCCGGTGACGGCGTTGTTGCCGGCGACGGTATTATTGGCAGCCAAGCTGCTGGTCGCCGGCAGCGGTCTGGCGCTGATCGAGACCGTGAGTGCCAAGCTGCGTATCTTCCGCGCGCCGGAATTTCTGGCGACCGCCTTTCTGCTGGCGGTGCTGGGAATGCTCATTCGGTTGTTACTGGGGAGCTGACACATGAACCCGCTACCACTGTCGTCCCAACTCATCAACCTGCTGGCGGCGCTGCTGCTGTTGCTGTCATTCGCCATGCTAGCACAGCGGCGGATCGCGCTGCTGGTGCAATTGCTGGCGTTGCAGGGCCTGGTGCTGTTTATCTCTACGGTCGTCGTCGCCATCCGCGCCGACCAGCATCATCTTTATTATTCCGCGGCGCTGACGCTCATGCTCAAAGTTATCGTGCTGCCGTGGATCCTCTATCGCCTGATCCGGCGGCTGCACGTGCAGTGGGACATCGAGACGCTGGTGAAGATACCGACGACGATGTTGCTCGGCCTCATGCTGGTGGTGTTCGCCTTCGGCCTGGCGCAGCCAATCTCGGCGTTGGCAGTAACGGTTACGCGCAGCACGCTCGGTATCGCGTTGGCGGTGGTGCTGCTGGCGTTCCTGATGATGATCACCCGGCGCAAGGCGATCGCCCAGGTGATCGGCTTCCTGGCGATGGAAAACGGCCTGTTCTTCGCCGCCACCAGCGCCACCTACGGCATGCCGATGGTGGTCGAACTCGGTGTCGCGCTCGACGTGCTGGTCGGCGTGCTGGTGCTCGGCATCTTTCTGTTCCACATTCGCGAGCAGTTCGACAGTCTCGACCTGCAGCACCTCGAATCGCTGAAGGAACGCTGACATGGAATTACTGGTTCTGCTCGGTGTACCGTTGACCGGGGCGTTGCTGCTGCTCTTGATCGGCGGGCGCGAACACGCTCCTGAGGTCAACGTACTGGCGAGTACGGCGACGTTGGTCGCGGCGGCGGTACTGACCGTGCGCGTCATTCGCGACGGGCCGATGTTGGTGTGGAACGATCAGCTGTTCGTCGACTCGTTCAACGTTTTTCTGGTGTCACTCACCGCCCTTGTTGGCTTAACGACGGCGTTGTTCTCACGACCGTACATGCGCATTGAAGCCCTTCACGGGCGCGTCACCCACAAACGGCTGCGCCTGTATCACGGCATGTTCCAACTGTTCATGTTCACCATGCTGCTGGCGCTGCTCACCAACAACCTCGGCATCCTGTGGGTGGCGATGGAAGCGGCGACACTGTCGACGGTGCTGCTGGTATCGCTGTACCGCACGCCGCAAAGTTTAGAAGCGGCGTGGAAATATTTCATCCTGTGCGGCGTCGGTATCGCGCAAGCGCTGTTCGGCACGATCCTGCTGTACTTCGCCGCCGAGCAGCTGCCCGGCATCGAAGGCATGAGCGCGCTGCTGTGGACCCACCTGAACGACGTCAAAGGTCAACTCGAGCCGCAGATCCTCGGGCTCGCGTTCGTATTTCTGCTGGTTGGTTACGGGACCAAGGTCGGACTCGCACCGGTACACAACTGGCTGCCCGATGCGCACGCCGAAGGTCCGACACCGATCTCGGCGGTGCTGTCCGGGCTGCTGCTCAACGTCGCGTTGTACGCGGTGATCCGCTGCAAAGTGCTGGTCGAAGGCGCGTTGCAGTCGACGTTGCCGAGCCAGATGCTGATGGCCTTCGGCTTATTATCGGTGGTGCTGGCGGCGTTCTTCCTCTGGCGCCAACGCGATATCAAGCGACTGTTTGCCTACTCGTCGATCGAGCATATGGGCATCATCACCTTCGCCTTCGGTCTCGGCGGGCCGGTGGCAAACTTCGCTGGCCTGCTGCACATGACGGTGCACTCGCTCACCAAGTCGGCGATCTTCTTCGCCGTCGGTCATGCCGCACAAAAAGCCGGCACCCAAATCATGGACGACATCCGCGGCTTGGTGACGGTGAGCCCGACGGTCGGCTGGGGCTTGATGTTAGGCACACTGGCGATCCTCGGCATGCCGCCGTTCGGCGTATTCGCCAGTGAATTTCTGATTCTGACGACGGCGATGCGCGAGCAACCGTGGGCGACGCCGCTGTTGCTGCTCGCGCTCGGCGTCGCCTTTGCCGCCATCTTCAGTCGTGTGCAACCGATGGTGTTCGGCGAAACCAACGTCGCCCGGTTGCCGCACGCGCCGGCGCTGATTCCGGTGTTCGTGCATCTGGCGATCGTACTGCTGCTCGGCTTGTATATTCCGCCTTACTTGGCCGATTGGTATCGACAGGCGGCCGAGTTGATCCAATAGTGAGTCGCGCGATGGAATATTAGGTTCCTTCCCCTGAGGGGAGGAAGAATACAGGAGCAAATTCTGAATAAGACAATAGACCGTATCGCCTGGGAATCGCTGACGACCGCCGTGCCGGTGCGGCGGGCACGCGTCGACGCAGCACAATGGCGCGCATTCACCGCCGCGGTGCGCGACGCCGGCGGCCGGTTGTTAACCCTGTGGGCCAGCGATGTACGCGATCTCGCCGGCGGCTTTCTCGTGCGAGCAACGCTGCAGGATCAACAAGGATTGGCGGTGCTGGAATTGCCGCTAACCGAGTCGGCGCCGGAATATCCGACGCTCACCCCGACGTTTCCGAACACCGCGCGCATGCAGCGTGCCGCTTATGACATGATCGGTGTACGCGCTGCCGGCGACGATGCGCGTCCATGGTTGCGGCACGAAGCTTGGCCGACGAACACGTTTCCGCTACGCCGCGATTTTCCAGCAGCGCACCGTTACGACATCGGTACGCCCGCCTATCCGTTCGTGCCGGTCGAAGGCGACGGCGTGCACGAGATTCCGGTCGGGCCGGTGCATGCGGGCATCATCGAATCCGGGCATTTTCGTTTTTCGATTGTCGGCGAGAAAGTGCTGCGCCTCGAGCAGCGCTTGGGCTACGTGCACAAAGGCATCGAAAAGCGCTTCGAGTCAATGACGCTCGGCGACGGCCAGCGACTGGCGGCGCGCGTGTCCGGCGATTCGGCAGTGGCGTTTTCCTGGGCCTACTGCATGGCACTGGAAAGCCTCTGCCACACGACCCTGTCAGCACGCGCACTGTGGTTGCGCGCGTTCTGCCTCGAACGCGAGCGCATCGCCAATCATCTCGGCGATCTCGGCGCGCTCGGCAACGACGCCGGCTTCGCTGTCGGTCTGACGCAGTTCTCTTTGCTGAAGGAAAACGTATTGCAGTCGAACGTCGCCGCTTTCGGCTACCGTTACCCGATGGACTATGTCATCCCCGGCGGCGTCGCTCTCGATCTCGCCGACGATGTGCGGACGGCGCTGCTCCGTGAGGGCGAAGCGCTAGCGCGTGATGTCGCCTCGTTGCGCCGAATTTATGACGATCATACCGGCCTACAGGATCGTTTCATCGGTGCCGGCCGCGTCGAGCCGGCACTGGCGGCGCGACTCGGTCTCACCGGCCTCGCCGGTCGCGCCAGCAGTCAACTATGGGACCTGCGCTGCGATCATCCATCGGCGCCGTATAACACGCTCGGCGTACACATGGTGTCGCACCGAAGCGGCGATGTTGCCGCGCGCGTCATTGTCCGCTTCGACGAGGTCGTCGAGTCGCTGCGGTTGTGCCAGCAACTCCTGGAACAGCTTCCCGGCGGCCCGATCCACAGCGAGCTCGGTGCCACACCGGAAACCGGCTTCGGCACCGGCTGCGTCGAAGGCTGGCGCGGACCGGTTTTGATCGCACTCGACAATGCCGGCAATATTATCCGCCGCTGTCACGCGCACGATCCATCGTGGCACAACTGGCCGGTACTCGAACACGCGGTGATCGACAACATCGTTCCGGATTTCCCGTTGATCAACAAATCCTTCAACCTGTCGTACAGCGGTCACGACCTCTAGGCTGCCATGCTGCGCACACTATTTCGAATTGTCCGAACCGGAGTGGTCAGCGAACCGGCGCCGCCACCGGCGCAAGCGCTGCGTCAACGCGAGGCGCTGCAACAGGACATCCTGCGGATCATGGGTCGGGCCCTCTGTATCCGCCACGTCGATGCCGGCTCGTGCAACGGCTGTGAGCTCGAGATCCATGCGCTCAACAATCCGCGCTATAACATCGAAGGACTTGGCATTAAATTCGTCGCCAGCCCGAGACATGCGGATATGTTGCTGGTAACAGGACCGGTATCAGTCCATATGGAAGTTGCGCTGAAGCGCACTTATGAAGCGACCGCCGACCCTAAGTTGGTCATCGCCATCGGCGATTGCGGTGCCGATGGCGGCGTCTTCGGCGAGTGCTACGCCAGCCGCGGGCGCATCGCCAACGTGATTCCGGTCGACGTTGTCGTTCCCGGTTGCCCGCCAACGCCGACGGCGATACTGCAGGGCATCATTACCGCAATTACCGCTCGCGTCGGCGACTGACGCGGCTCGCCGCTGGCGACAGCGACGCCGAGTTTCCGCACTGTGTCATAAAATTTCCCGCCGCCACTAGTGTTGCGGGTCAAATGAATTAATGGCTCGCGACACTAGCGCGCGGCTACCCGCCCTTCCACTTAATCGAGCACCCCATGCTCGCCACTTGCTCCGTCGGACCACGTCCGGTCTGGGCGATCTGCTGCAGCGCTTCATATAAGTCACGCCGCGCATTCGCCACCGGTTCTTTACGCGACGCGTCGAGCCGACCGCGGTACTGCAGCTTTAGCTCTTTGTTGTAACCGAAGAAGTCCGGCGTACAAACGGCGCCGTAAGCCTTGGCGACTTCCTGCGTTTCGTCGAACACATACGGAAACGGATAGCTGTATTCGTGCGCGACTTTTTTCATTTTGTCGAACGAATCTTCCGGATAGTCCGCTGGATCGTTCGAGCTGATCGCGATCACGCCGATACCGAGCGCTTTGAGATCGTGCGTCTCGCGAATCAACCGCGCGCGCACCGCCTTCACGTACGGGCAGTGATTGCAGATGAACATCACTAGCAAACCATTGGCGCCGCGCGCGTCGTTGAGCGTCCACGTACGACCATCGACACCGGGCAGCTTGAAATCGATCGCCGGCAGGCCAAAATCGCAAATCGGTGTCTCCATCAACGCCATAACTGCTTCTCCCATCGCTGTTTCAGAACGACCTATTATGCGACTCGTCGCTACGCCGGGTCACTCGGCGTCCGCCCTCCTACCGCGGGACCGTCTATTCTTTGGTCATGGCCTTTAAAAATAGACGCCGACGGTGGGCATTTTTGCTCGCCGCGGTATTGCTGCCGGTAACGACGTTCGCCGATGAGCCGCTGGTACTGTTGCTGCAACCGCTCATGCATCACCCCGCCGAGCAAGGTTATCGCCCACTGACCCAACATTTAAAAGCACTAACCGGACACGACTGGGTCGTGCAGGCGCCGACCGAATTCGTCGTTTACTGGGAGACGCTGCGCCGCAACGCCTACGACTTGGCGCTCGATGCACCGCACTTCACCGATTATCGTGCGCGCAAATTCGGTTTTACCGTGCTCGCCAAAGTGCCGGACACGTTGAGCTACAGCCTGCTCGTGCGCGCCGACCAACGCATCGCCGACCCGACCACGCTCGCCAACAAACGCATCGTTACGCTCGGCTTCCCGCACATGGGCCCGGCGCGATTGCAGGCGATATTTCCCAATCCGCTACGACAACCTGTCGTCATCGAAACCGCCGACGCCGTTGCCGCCATCGAATCGCTGCTCAGCCAAAAAGCCGATGCCGCGCTGTTACCGGCGACCTTCGTCAGCGAACGTATGGAGCAAGGCGGCCTAACGGTTGTGTTGAGCACCGAACCGTTGCCACAGCTGGCGCTGTCAGCATCACCGCGGCTATCGAGCGCTATGCAAAACGCCATCCGCGATGGCTTTCTCGAAGCCCACAAAAACATGGGTGGCCGCAAGATGTTGCAAATCCTCGGCGTCGACCGCTTCGAACCCGCTACCGCCGAGCTCTTTTTAAATCAAGGAAACATTCTTAAAAGTTACTGGGGGTACTAACATGTCACCCGGAAACTCCGGGAACAGGCAATGAACCACCAGCAACTGATCGAGCGCGACCTGCGCGTCCTCTGGCACCCCTGTACGCAAATGCGCGACCACGAAGAAACGGCGCCGATCGCGATTCGGCGTGGTTACGGGGTGTGGCTCGAAGATTACGACGGTCGGCGTTATCTCGATGCTGTCAGCTCGTGGTGGGTAAATTTGTTCGGCCATGCAAACCCACGCATCAACAACGCCATTACCGCCCAGCTCGAACAGCTCGAACACGTCATCCTCGCCGGCTTTACGCACGAACCGGTGGTACAACTCTCCGAGCAATTAATCGAGCTGGCACCGTCGGGCTTGGCGCGCTGCTTCTATGCCTCCGACGGTTCCGGCGCGATCGAGATTGCGCTCAAGATGAGCTTCCACTACTGGCGCAATCGCGGCGAGTCGCAACGCACGCGTTACATCAACTTGAGCAACAGTTATCACGGTGAAACTCTCGGCGCGCTGGCCATGGGCGACGTGCAGCTCTACAAAGAAACTTACGAACCGCTGCTGCTCAAACCGATCACCGTACGTTCGCCCGATTGCTATTACCGCGAAGCCGGTGAATCGTGGGAGTCGTATTCGCAGCGGACGTTCGCCGAGATGGAAGCAACGTTGGCACAGCACGCGCACGAAGTTTGCGCCGTGATCATCGAACCGCTGGTGCAATGCGCCGGTTCGATGCGCATGTACCACCCGATATATCTGCAACTGCTGCGCGCTGCCTGCGATCGTTACGGTGTGCACATGATCGCCGACGAAATTGCGGTCGGCTTCGGCCGCACCGGCACCCTGTTCGCGTGCGAGCAGGCGGCGATCACTCCCGATTTTTTGTGCCTCGGCAAAGGCCTCACCGGCGGTTATCTGCCGCTATCGGTATGCCTGACCACCGACAAGATTTATCAGGCGTTCTATGCCGAATACACCGCGCGGCGCGCGTTCCTACACTCGCACTCGTACACCGGTAACCCGCTCGCTTGCGCCGCGGCGTTGGCAACGCTCTCGATCTTTCGCGACGACGATATCGTAACGCGTAACTGCATGTTGGCGGCGCACATGACGCAAGCGACAGCGCCGTTGCAAGACCATCCGCATATTGCCGAGGTGCGACAAACCGGCATGATCGTCGCCATCGAGATGGTGCAGAATAAAAAGACCGGCGAACCGTTCCCGTGGCACCAACGACGCGGGCGTGCGGTTCATCGTTATGCATTGGAACACGGCGCACTACTACGGCCGCTGGGCGACGT
The Gammaproteobacteria bacterium DNA segment above includes these coding regions:
- a CDS encoding NADH-quinone oxidoreductase subunit H, which gives rise to MNAIDVLTQVVEVLIAIAVAPLYLGWVNQCRAWLQNRNAPPLLQTYRLIRKLLHKDAVLATHASPIFRGVPYVLFGTMVLVAAIIPTISVDLPFGRVADAIALVGLFATARVAIALAAMDIGTAFGSLGARREMLIGFLAEPALLMVFFTTSLLVGSTALPATVAALVQHELAIYPSLAFAAVAFLMVLLAENARIPIDNPATHLELTMIHEAMVLEYSARHLALIEWASALKLFNYACIGFALFVPWGIAGGDAPVTALLPATVLLAAKLLVAGSGLALIETVSAKLRIFRAPEFLATAFLLAVLGMLIRLLLGS
- a CDS encoding formate hydrogenlyase; the encoded protein is MNPLPLSSQLINLLAALLLLLSFAMLAQRRIALLVQLLALQGLVLFISTVVVAIRADQHHLYYSAALTLMLKVIVLPWILYRLIRRLHVQWDIETLVKIPTTMLLGLMLVVFAFGLAQPISALAVTVTRSTLGIALAVVLLAFLMMITRRKAIAQVIGFLAMENGLFFAATSATYGMPMVVELGVALDVLVGVLVLGIFLFHIREQFDSLDLQHLESLKER
- a CDS encoding hydrogenase 4 subunit F — its product is MELLVLLGVPLTGALLLLLIGGREHAPEVNVLASTATLVAAAVLTVRVIRDGPMLVWNDQLFVDSFNVFLVSLTALVGLTTALFSRPYMRIEALHGRVTHKRLRLYHGMFQLFMFTMLLALLTNNLGILWVAMEAATLSTVLLVSLYRTPQSLEAAWKYFILCGVGIAQALFGTILLYFAAEQLPGIEGMSALLWTHLNDVKGQLEPQILGLAFVFLLVGYGTKVGLAPVHNWLPDAHAEGPTPISAVLSGLLLNVALYAVIRCKVLVEGALQSTLPSQMLMAFGLLSVVLAAFFLWRQRDIKRLFAYSSIEHMGIITFAFGLGGPVANFAGLLHMTVHSLTKSAIFFAVGHAAQKAGTQIMDDIRGLVTVSPTVGWGLMLGTLAILGMPPFGVFASEFLILTTAMREQPWATPLLLLALGVAFAAIFSRVQPMVFGETNVARLPHAPALIPVFVHLAIVLLLGLYIPPYLADWYRQAAELIQ
- a CDS encoding NADH-quinone oxidoreductase subunit C, producing MNKTIDRIAWESLTTAVPVRRARVDAAQWRAFTAAVRDAGGRLLTLWASDVRDLAGGFLVRATLQDQQGLAVLELPLTESAPEYPTLTPTFPNTARMQRAAYDMIGVRAAGDDARPWLRHEAWPTNTFPLRRDFPAAHRYDIGTPAYPFVPVEGDGVHEIPVGPVHAGIIESGHFRFSIVGEKVLRLEQRLGYVHKGIEKRFESMTLGDGQRLAARVSGDSAVAFSWAYCMALESLCHTTLSARALWLRAFCLERERIANHLGDLGALGNDAGFAVGLTQFSLLKENVLQSNVAAFGYRYPMDYVIPGGVALDLADDVRTALLREGEALARDVASLRRIYDDHTGLQDRFIGAGRVEPALAARLGLTGLAGRASSQLWDLRCDHPSAPYNTLGVHMVSHRSGDVAARVIVRFDEVVESLRLCQQLLEQLPGGPIHSELGATPETGFGTGCVEGWRGPVLIALDNAGNIIRRCHAHDPSWHNWPVLEHAVIDNIVPDFPLINKSFNLSYSGHDL
- a CDS encoding formate hydrogenlyase; the protein is MLRTLFRIVRTGVVSEPAPPPAQALRQREALQQDILRIMGRALCIRHVDAGSCNGCELEIHALNNPRYNIEGLGIKFVASPRHADMLLVTGPVSVHMEVALKRTYEATADPKLVIAIGDCGADGGVFGECYASRGRIANVIPVDVVVPGCPPTPTAILQGIITAITARVGD
- a CDS encoding thioredoxin family protein — its product is MALMETPICDFGLPAIDFKLPGVDGRTWTLNDARGANGLLVMFICNHCPYVKAVRARLIRETHDLKALGIGVIAISSNDPADYPEDSFDKMKKVAHEYSYPFPYVFDETQEVAKAYGAVCTPDFFGYNKELKLQYRGRLDASRKEPVANARRDLYEALQQIAQTGRGPTEQVASMGCSIKWKGG
- a CDS encoding PhnD/SsuA/transferrin family substrate-binding protein — encoded protein: MAFKNRRRRWAFLLAAVLLPVTTFADEPLVLLLQPLMHHPAEQGYRPLTQHLKALTGHDWVVQAPTEFVVYWETLRRNAYDLALDAPHFTDYRARKFGFTVLAKVPDTLSYSLLVRADQRIADPTTLANKRIVTLGFPHMGPARLQAIFPNPLRQPVVIETADAVAAIESLLSQKADAALLPATFVSERMEQGGLTVVLSTEPLPQLALSASPRLSSAMQNAIRDGFLEAHKNMGGRKMLQILGVDRFEPATAELFLNQGNILKSYWGY
- a CDS encoding adenosylmethionine--8-amino-7-oxononanoate transaminase; protein product: MNHQQLIERDLRVLWHPCTQMRDHEETAPIAIRRGYGVWLEDYDGRRYLDAVSSWWVNLFGHANPRINNAITAQLEQLEHVILAGFTHEPVVQLSEQLIELAPSGLARCFYASDGSGAIEIALKMSFHYWRNRGESQRTRYINLSNSYHGETLGALAMGDVQLYKETYEPLLLKPITVRSPDCYYREAGESWESYSQRTFAEMEATLAQHAHEVCAVIIEPLVQCAGSMRMYHPIYLQLLRAACDRYGVHMIADEIAVGFGRTGTLFACEQAAITPDFLCLGKGLTGGYLPLSVCLTTDKIYQAFYAEYTARRAFLHSHSYTGNPLACAAALATLSIFRDDDIVTRNCMLAAHMTQATAPLQDHPHIAEVRQTGMIVAIEMVQNKKTGEPFPWHQRRGRAVHRYALEHGALLRPLGDVVYFMPPYVITPEQIDQLARIAHDGIEQTTKPL